CGAAACGAGTTCGGTGTCGGTTCCGGCGGTCGTCTCGTCCGAGCCAGCGGTGTCGGTGTCCGCTTCGGCTCCGGTTTCGTCGCTCGAGGTCGCTGCGGACGCCGAATCGTCGACAACGGACCCATCCGCCGCGTTATCCGCCGGTTCGGTCGAGCGTTCGTCCGTCGGTTCGGCCTCCTCGCCCGACGTGATCGAATCGGGATCGGCATCGAGGGCCGGATCGGGATCGGCGGCGGACTCGGACTCGGTAATTCCGGTCGAGGTCGGCTCCGGTTCGGGCCCGTCGTCGTCCGGCGCGGTGATGCCCGAATGCTCGCCCGTGAGGTCGATGTCCGACGTGAGCGCCGACTCGTCGTCCACGGTAACGTCCTCGATCGGGTCGCTCCCGGCCGGGTCGGTACTCGAGACGTCGATCGGATCGATCGCGGCGTCCGTCGGATCGGCGGTCGGGTCGGTCCCCGCGGCGTCCTGACCGGACACGGCGGGCTCGGACCCGCCGGGTCCGGTTCCCACCGACGATCCCGAGTCCGGACTCGAGTCGACCCCGGAATCGGTATTCGTGCCGGGTGCACCCCCGGCCGTTCCCGGAACGTCGGTGACGGTGATGTCGACGTCGATAACTTCGTAGATGCCGACCTCGTCGGCCGCTCGCTCGAAGGCTTCGTCGCCGGTGAGCAGGCGTTCGGCGTTGCCGATGTAGGCCGCTGCCATCCGGCGGCCGCCGTAGTAGACGGCGTAATAGTCGCCGCTGAGCACGTTCTCGCTCAGTTCGATGTACCCCGTAAACGAGCCGCTCTGGAGGGTGTTGTCGACTTCGCGAAGCGGCGTCTCGTTGGTGTAGTAGTTCGCCCGCGTCTCGCCGCCGCGTTCCTCCATTGCACAGAGCAAGGGGAGCGACGGATGCGGGGCCTGGTACTGCGTGCCAGAAGCTGTTTCGAAGTCCTCGATATCGCCGTCTACGACGCCGATTATCCGGCCGTTGAGCATAAAGAGCCACGTGCCGACTGCGGTGACGGCACCCGAGAAATCGGCCGCAGCGAGATCGGAGAGTCCGTCGAAACCGCCGTCGAAGGGGCGAGAGTCCCACTCCTCGACGCGCTCTTGCGTGCGCGAGTCCATACGTCAACAAGCGGGAACCACACCAAATACGTTTCGCCTAGAAACGACCTATATTTTCTATATTTTCGATTCGGCGTCCTCGGCGAGTTCCTTCATGCGCTTGCCGATCCGACCGGCGCTCGAGAACTCGTCTTCGCTCATCGCACTGGCCAGCGCGTTGCCGAGGACGAAGACGGCGTGTTTGTGTTCGCTCTTGGACTTGTGGACGTGGGAGGGATCCACGTCGAGCTGGCGGTAGTGGTCGAACAGCGTTTCGTCGACCTCCTCGCGGTCCGAGAAGTACTCCATAATGACGACGAGTTCTTCGTGGAGCTCGAGGAGTTCGTCTTTATGCATACACATCGTTACGAACGGTTTCGATTTAAGCGTTGTGTGGCCACGGGTCGCAAAACCGACCTGAAGCGCTCAGCGGTTCGGTGCGTCCAGTTCCCCGTCATCCCGTTGCCGGATGGTGAACGCCAGCGAGACGATCCACCCGGAGAAGGCAACGGAGACGACGAACTCGGGGACAGCGAACCACGCGCTGCTAGTGGCCGTCCCGCCAACCGAGAAGATCCATCCCAGCCAGGCGAGTGGGTGGACGTTTCCGAACCAGAACGACGCGATCGCGAGGCGGCTGT
This portion of the Natrinema salinisoli genome encodes:
- a CDS encoding UPF0058 family protein, with amino-acid sequence MHKDELLELHEELVVIMEYFSDREEVDETLFDHYRQLDVDPSHVHKSKSEHKHAVFVLGNALASAMSEDEFSSAGRIGKRMKELAEDAESKI